From Taeniopygia guttata chromosome 3, bTaeGut7.mat, whole genome shotgun sequence:
ATCGAAATAACTGTTTCTTACCTCAGATAGTGAAGTAAGAACAGTCAGTCATGGAAGCAGAAACGTTTCTAAAGGACTACAGTGTTCTTGAGTCACGTACCTACTGGTGTTGGCTTCTACCTCCTGATGGAAAGCCTTGCACTTACTAACTATGATTATGAAACCTTCTTGTAGTCTTCCCCTCCTATAATATAATATCTTACAAGTAATCAAGGTTATGTAACAAAGAtaaatgcagatatttttttttctactgaagTCATCTTTCAGTGTGCTGTTAAGATTGTATTATGTCCAGACAGCAAGGTCTTTGAATACAGATAAATAGAGTATGTGCTGAACTGAGATGAATGTGTGCTAGCTTCTATTTCCTTCTAAATacatatttcttttcccttttttttttaaagcacatttcAACTTAAGCTGGAGCCAACCAGTCttgctttcttttgctttgcttcagcattttttttataaaatacagcTGTAAGCAGAGGAGTTTTGCATAGACTGAATGCCACAGAAATCTGCAGTAAATAGTCTGCTTTGTTGTAGATGTTCCTAAGCAGTATATTTAATGAGTAATGATCTGTTTACTGATGGAGAATACCTTCTCTTTGAAGAAGGCTTTCATCCTAGCCAGCCATGGTTTTTTTGGTACTGTAAGTAATTGAACTGGCTGGTGAAGTGACTGCTGCGGTTTGGCAAAACCCGATTTGTCATGCCTTGTTATTTTACTGAGGAACATTTCTGGGAGCTTGTGTTCTGCAGAGTCCTTCAGTTAAACCTGTTTTGTGAACAAATGCTCATTACCACATTTATTAGAAATACTGCTTAAAGAGGCATTCAACAGTGAAGCTAGGCAAATTTAAGGGGGAAGGAAGGTGAAATCAGTTTGTGGAGTGGAGACTGGCACTCTGCAAATGCATCATTATCCAGATCTTATGTACTGGTCAGTATCCCTTAAAATAACAATGCTTTTTATTAACACTTAATAGTAGCAGGCATTTCTTCACACAACCATTAGTTTTGTGGCAAGTTGAATGATTGCTCATCTCTGAGAGTAGCCCTTCCTTCCCACTAAACTTGTAGGGGTTagatttgttttgaaaagagATAACACCTGTGACATATCTAAATAATCATTATCTTGTTTTTGTATTTCAGCACAAACCCACATTAATCCAAAGCAGCACAGCGCTGATAAAGATGAGCTTTATCAGAAAAGCATCCCAAAGAAGGAGCACAGTGTGAAAGAAATCCTGAAAATGGAATCCAATCCTCCTAAAGGAAAAGACTTCTTTCAGACCAACATTTCACCAGTTACTCCAGAAAAAGACTTGGATGATTTACGTAGGAACTATAGCCCAGAGAGGTGTTTCTTCCCTCGAGTTGTCTACCCGATCCGACCTCACATTCCAGAAGACTATCTGAAAGCTTCCTTAGCATATGGCATGGACAGACCCAGCTACATTACTCACTCGCCCATCCAGGCATCTACTACACCAAGTCCTTCCGGGAGGAGCAGCCCAGACCAAAGTTTAAAAAGTTCAAGCCCTCACAGTAGTCCGGGGGTCACAGTTTCACCTCTGGCACCTACTTCCCAAGAGCACAGAGAGCCATACTCTTACTTGAATGGATCATATGGCTCAGAAGGATTGGGGTCTTATCCTGGATATGCACCCCCTGGCCACCTCTCACCTGCTTTTCTACCGTCCTATAACCCCCATTACCCCAAATTCCTGTTACCTCCATTCAATGTGAGCTGTAATAACCTGAGCGCTTTGAACAATATCAATGGCATCAACAATTTCAATCTCTTCCCAAGGATGTACCCTCTTTATGGCAACCTGCTCAGCGGAGGTAGCCTTTCCCACCACATGCTCAACCCCACCACGCTCCCCAGCTCACTGCCCAGTGAAGGAGGCCGTCGACTGCTGCAGCCTGATCATCCGAGAGACTTCCTCATACCAGCACCCAACAGTGCCTTCTCTGTCACGGGCGCTGCTGCCAGCATGAAGGACAAGCCATGCAGCCCTACCAGTGGGTCCCCCACCGCTGGTACAGCAGCCAGTTCGGAACACATAATGCAACCTAAACCTACCTCAGTGGTGTTGGCTGCCACCGGTGGTGAAGAAGCCATGAATCTCATTAAAAGTAAGAGGAATGTGACCGGTTACAAAACCCTCCCATACCCACTGAAAAAACAGAATGGGAAGATCAAGTACGAATGCAATGTTTGCTCCAAGACCTTTGGCCAGCTCTCCAATCTGAAGGTAGGCAGTGGAGAATAAGACAGGAGCCTTCTTTGAAGGCTCAGATTTCTCCCTGTAGGTTTTCGAAGAAAAGCAGGGTCAGACCTCCCTTGCTTGTTAGGCTGTTTATGCGTCTGGGCTTAATACAGGATCCCCCAGCAAGAAAGCGTGGTTGTGTGCTTTAATACTGACGCCACCTAATTAACCAGATAACATTGTATTTTGGCAATGGGACTCTTCCGCTGACTGTAGGAAACATCTGAAAGCACTTTTGTTGTAGTACTGGAAACTGCAAATTGTTAATTGCTTTGTCTCTCCCTAGGTGCACCTCCGAGTACACAGTGGAGAGAGACCATTTAAATGCCAGACTTGCAACAAGGGCTTCACACAGCTGGCTCACCTCCAGAAGCACTATCTGGTACACACGGGAGAAAAACCCCACGAGTGTCAGGTATGTAACACAGAGAGAGAGGTGATTCCTTTGGAGGCCAAAGGGACAGCAGGGCTTTGCACATCCCCTACGGTGtgcagggagggctgagggAAAAACCCTTCCTTGCTCAGGGCCAGAATCTGCACCATAGCCGGGCCCAGCCCTGGTGCAGCAGTGTCCACGAGACAGCACGATTGCCTGCAGCCTGCTAGAGCAACACCTGCCTGATACAGTTTTGCCGTCAGACACATTCAAAATGACATTCAGcgatatttaaaataaaaaaggtggggatttttttccatttgtgaGAAAGTGTGAAGATATAGAAAGCTGCTGCTTCATCTTGCCATCTCCTCCTAGGTGTCTGTGATTTAAACTATAAAATCACCTCCCACTCATTTGCTGTTTCTCTGCCACCCCCCACATTAGGTTTGTCACAAGCGGTTCAGCAGCACCAGCAATCTCAAAACCCACCTGCGGCTCCACTCTGGAGAGAAGCCTTACCAGTGCAAGCTCTGCCCAGCCAAATTCACCCAGTTTGTGCACCTGAAGCTGCACAAGCGTCTCCACACCCGGGAACGCCCCCATAAATGCATCCACTGCCACAAGAGCTACATTCACCTCTGCAGCCTCCAGGTCCACCTGAAGGGCAACTGCCCCGTCGCCCCAGCCTCTGGCCTCTCCATGGAGGACCTGAACCGAATCAACGAGGAGATTGAGAAGTTCGACATCAGTGACAATGCTGACAAGCTGGAAGAAGTGGAGGACAATATCGACTTAACATCGATC
This genomic window contains:
- the PRDM1 gene encoding PR domain zinc finger protein 1 isoform X3 codes for the protein MRYVNPGYSVQEQNLAACQNGMNIYFYTIKPIPANQELLVWYCRDFAERLHYPPSRELTMMNLTQTHINPKQHSADKDELYQKSIPKKEHSVKEILKMESNPPKGKDFFQTNISPVTPEKDLDDLRRNYSPERCFFPRVVYPIRPHIPEDYLKASLAYGMDRPSYITHSPIQASTTPSPSGRSSPDQSLKSSSPHSSPGVTVSPLAPTSQEHREPYSYLNGSYGSEGLGSYPGYAPPGHLSPAFLPSYNPHYPKFLLPPFNVSCNNLSALNNINGINNFNLFPRMYPLYGNLLSGGSLSHHMLNPTTLPSSLPSEGGRRLLQPDHPRDFLIPAPNSAFSVTGAAASMKDKPCSPTSGSPTAGTAASSEHIMQPKPTSVVLAATGGEEAMNLIKSKRNVTGYKTLPYPLKKQNGKIKYECNVCSKTFGQLSNLKVHLRVHSGERPFKCQTCNKGFTQLAHLQKHYLVHTGEKPHECQVCHKRFSSTSNLKTHLRLHSGEKPYQCKLCPAKFTQFVHLKLHKRLHTRERPHKCIHCHKSYIHLCSLQVHLKGNCPVAPASGLSMEDLNRINEEIEKFDISDNADKLEEVEDNIDLTSIVEKDILTMLRREMEGANLKVSLQRNLGNGLISSGCNLYESSDMSVMKLPHGHPLPLLPVKVKQETIEPMDP
- the PRDM1 gene encoding PR domain zinc finger protein 1 isoform X2, with the protein product MKMDMEDADMTLWTEADFEEKCTYIVNDHPLDPSADGGTLTQAEASLPRNLTFKYASNCKEVTGVISKEYIPKGTRFGPLVGEIYTSDTVPKNANRKYFWRIYSSGELHHFIDGFNEDKSNWMRYVNPGYSVQEQNLAACQNGMNIYFYTIKPIPANQELLVWYCRDFAERLHYPPSRELTMMNLTQTHINPKQHSADKDELYQKSIPKKEHSVKEILKMESNPPKGKDFFQTNISPVTPEKDLDDLRRNYSPERCFFPRVVYPIRPHIPEDYLKASLAYGMDRPSYITHSPIQASTTPSPSGRSSPDQSLKSSSPHSSPGVTVSPLAPTSQEHREPYSYLNGSYGSEGLGSYPGYAPPGHLSPAFLPSYNPHYPKFLLPPFNVSCNNLSALNNINGINNFNLFPRMYPLYGNLLSGGSLSHHMLNPTTLPSSLPSEGGRRLLQPDHPRDFLIPAPNSAFSVTGAAASMKDKPCSPTSGSPTAGTAASSEHIMQPKPTSVVLAATGGEEAMNLIKSKRNVTGYKTLPYPLKKQNGKIKYECNVCSKTFGQLSNLKVHLRVHSGERPFKCQTCNKGFTQLAHLQKHYLVHTGEKPHECQVCHKRFSSTSNLKTHLRLHSGEKPYQCKLCPAKFTQFVHLKLHKRLHTRERPHKCIHCHKSYIHLCSLQVHLKGNCPVAPASGLSMEDLNRINEEIEKFDISDNADKLEEVEDNIDLTSIVEKDILTMLRREMEGANLKVSLQRNLGNGLISSGCNLYESSDMSVMKLPHGHPLPLLPVKVKQETIEPMDP
- the PRDM1 gene encoding PR domain zinc finger protein 1 isoform X1, producing the protein MRIKGCFLFFQAATQCSSDAVSFKNLVKGREWTMKMDMEDADMTLWTEADFEEKCTYIVNDHPLDPSADGGTLTQAEASLPRNLTFKYASNCKEVTGVISKEYIPKGTRFGPLVGEIYTSDTVPKNANRKYFWRIYSSGELHHFIDGFNEDKSNWMRYVNPGYSVQEQNLAACQNGMNIYFYTIKPIPANQELLVWYCRDFAERLHYPPSRELTMMNLTQTHINPKQHSADKDELYQKSIPKKEHSVKEILKMESNPPKGKDFFQTNISPVTPEKDLDDLRRNYSPERCFFPRVVYPIRPHIPEDYLKASLAYGMDRPSYITHSPIQASTTPSPSGRSSPDQSLKSSSPHSSPGVTVSPLAPTSQEHREPYSYLNGSYGSEGLGSYPGYAPPGHLSPAFLPSYNPHYPKFLLPPFNVSCNNLSALNNINGINNFNLFPRMYPLYGNLLSGGSLSHHMLNPTTLPSSLPSEGGRRLLQPDHPRDFLIPAPNSAFSVTGAAASMKDKPCSPTSGSPTAGTAASSEHIMQPKPTSVVLAATGGEEAMNLIKSKRNVTGYKTLPYPLKKQNGKIKYECNVCSKTFGQLSNLKVHLRVHSGERPFKCQTCNKGFTQLAHLQKHYLVHTGEKPHECQVCHKRFSSTSNLKTHLRLHSGEKPYQCKLCPAKFTQFVHLKLHKRLHTRERPHKCIHCHKSYIHLCSLQVHLKGNCPVAPASGLSMEDLNRINEEIEKFDISDNADKLEEVEDNIDLTSIVEKDILTMLRREMEGANLKVSLQRNLGNGLISSGCNLYESSDMSVMKLPHGHPLPLLPVKVKQETIEPMDP